The nucleotide sequence TCGAAAGGACTTGTGACACACGTCACATTCGtacggtttctctccagtgtgaattctccTATGTTGATTAAGCCCTATGTGGTCACTGAAGGCTTTACCACAGTCGATGCAATCAAAGGGTTTCTCCCCGGTGTGATAGTATCTCCAGTGACGAACAAGGGAGGTGTTCTGTATAAAAGCTTTCCCACACTCGACGCACTCGTACGGCTTCTTGCCTGTGTGGCACCTCTGGTGCCGTGTGAAAGAGGAGCCATCGCTGAAAGCCTTCCCACACTCTTCgcatttgtagggtttctctccagtatgaattctctggTGCACTGTAAGGGATGAGCTCTGGGTGAAAGTTTTCTTACACTCATTACATTTGAAAAGCTTTCTTCCTGCATAGATTCCTGGTTCCTTTACGACCACTGAATTTTGGGGAAAACTTTTACCTGAATCACAATTATGACttttctcttctgaaatgttCAAATGAAACCATCTTCCAGATTTGATATACGCATGATCTCTCCCTTCTGAGAAGGCTTCGTTCCGAGTAACTGTCTCTTGCTCAAACGATATGTCTTGACCATTCCTTTCAAACACACACTCAGAATCCCAATCTTCTCTGAAGGTGGAACACTGAAGTTTAGTGCTGGAAGGTCTGTCTGTTAATCCTTCAGCATCCGAAGGATGTTGCTTTGGAAACAGATCCTGGGCCTCACATACAAACTGCTGGCCTAAAATAGatccaaaaaaaaatgttctctccTTTAATGTCCTTGTTTCTCTGCAATACCTGAGTCAAAAATGTCAGTTACTTCATGCAAGTTATCCACATCTTATCTTATATAAGATACCTTATCTTCTCCATTAGAGGGATTCTTCAAtagttcacacatgcacacacacaggcatagagaggcatgtgcacacgcaaacacacacacacaggcttagaGAGGCGTgtgcacacgcaagcacacacacacacacacacaagctttccCCTTCTCCAGTCATCTACTAATGCCCAGCTGATaggcaaaagaaacaaaaagccattTAACCTTTAAAGATGCCCAAGAAACTGAAAGTCTGACAAGCAGCCAAGTGggtgagaataaaaaaaaaaaaactacagggaaatgtgatgtgggagtcccctctgtatgctgtgagtgtGTTCTGTTGCCATTTGGTAATGAATAAAGGTGCTTTGGCCTACCAGCAGGGCAGAGCACAGCagggcgggaattccaagcagagatagaggtgGAGttaggcagagttagggagatgccatgtagccaccaaaggagaaagatgtgagccgccagccagaaccttgctgttaggtcacaaccttgtggtgatgcacagattaatagaggtgagttaatttaagatgtaagagttagctaagaGTATGCATAAGctgataggccaagcagtgttgtaattaataaaccttctgtgtgattatttcgggcctgggtggctgggaaaaaaacaagcagtctccaccaacAGAAATGAGCTGttaaaagaagacacaaagaaaggaGTCATTCTGAAATCTAAGATTGTGATATTTCTCTTTAGACTCGTCAGACTTGACAGTTTCCAGTGTGTGGTGGTGAGTATTTGTATCCTATCCAGAGCAACAGTGACGTCACCATACCATCTCCACACTCGCCTGAGAACAAGCCTGGTGCCAGCTCTCTTTGCACCACAGAGGGCATCTTCTCTTGCCCTAGCAAAGAGACAAAATCTGCTCTGGAAACACAGTATCCTAAAGGAGTAAATGAGACAGTATGTGCTCATAATCTTGTCACCCTGAAATTGAGTAAGCCATTTCCTGACTCTGACAGAAAAGAACTATTACTATAGTATAAACagaggcagagttttcctgtcccaagAGCCcggtcccaaataaacacacaaaagcttTTATTAATTACGGAATACTCagccaatagttcaggcttattactaaccagctcttacatttaaaataaacccATTTGTTAACCTATGTATTGCCACGATAACCATGGCTCGTGGCTTTACTTGTCCTCTTAGATGCTCACTGgcttctccttctccccacccttcttcatcccagtcCTCAACATCCTGCTTTGCTATGGACCAATCAGCTTTATTATTAACCCATAagaataagacatattcacagcacatagaaggattatcccacagcactgcaGGAACAgttagaaagtgtgtgtgtgtgtgtgtgtgtgtgtgtgtgtgtgtgtgtgagagagagagagagagagagagagagagagagagagagagagagagagatctatacAGACAGCACTTCTCCAGTAGGggactgagtttggttcccagtgttCATATCAGGCAGTGTACaatcacctctaactccagctccagggagtctaatgcccttttctgacctccataagcaggttctcacacacactttaaagtatatattaaagaaacaaaaaatgaaaagcaagggcTCCTGAAGATAGATTCAGATCTGAAAGGGAGAAGGTCTTACCTAAGGACCCCAGGTCATCACAGTTCTCCCATGTCATATTCCTGCAGAAACTCTTCGGAGCTGATGCAAGCTGTGGAGAGCCGTCTCTAGCCATATCTGTGATGGTCTTCAAGCCCTGAAAAGATACAAACACATTCATGAACCTGGATGGCCAGAGTAGAGTGGAATGTGTCCACACACTGTAAACAGCACACTCCGGACCATATGTATCAGCTGAATTCTGAGCAATAGAGGTTTATTGTGaattgactttgtgtgtgtgtgtgtgcgcacgcgcgtgctTGCATGTGCTCAAGTGCACAGTTGAGGTATTGAGAAATGAAGATGTCATAGAGTGAGGTCCTCTGAGAAAAACAGCTGCCATCTTCATCGATCAGCCACGCCTCCTAACAACAGACCAGCAAGAGTAGCCTGTTTGTTGATGACACTCTCTTAGAGAAGGTGAGAGTCACAGGACCCTCACCTGAGATCCCAGCCACTTTCTCCCAGACATCGGATTGCAGTTCTGCCCtaacggggggagggggggttctATCTATGACACTATGAAGAAGCCACTGTTCGTGACGGGTGAAGACTTTCCAGAGCAGCCACTTTGCAGTCACCCACTCTCCTCCCAGCATTTCCTGACCTAAGCTCTGGAAATGACCCCAATACATACATTAGTTCTGGATGAACTCTGGTGAAACTGTAtttggtgtgctggctagttttatgttaagtTGATACAGAACAGAGAACTTCAGTTAAGGAAATCTGCCCACCAGACTGGCCTATAGGCAATCCTGCAGGGTATTTTCTTAGTGACTGATATGGGAAGGCCctgcccactgtgagtggtgccacctCTGCACCTATGGTCCAAGATATCAAAGGACAGGCTGAAAAAGCCACGGGAAGAAAGCATCCTACATGGCCTCTGTATCACTTCCAGCttaagtttctgtcctgacttccctagATGATGGGCCATAAGACATActatgaaataaaccctttcctccccaagctccttttggtcatggtgttttatcacagcaatacaatCTGAGACATTTGGTCATCAGGACATTGTGAGGAGTGTAGTggcagttcatttgtattttaatgaagcttgcctggggatcaggaaagtaaaacagccacactggtcagccctACAGACCAGGCaacaggcacacacctttaatcccagcagccacactagcttgcaacagaaaccaggcggtagtggtgcatgcctttatacccaaaactagagaggattataaaatggaaggagacagctctcaaccacaggctcattctgagattcctggaggcaggattgccattttggaccaAGGTCGAGGTAATAGCCAGGGgcggctgttttgctttttcaatcttcaggttgaaccctaatatctctctctgtctctctctctgtctctctctctctctctctctctctctctctctctgagtttttattaatcgtgcttcagagGAAAGTGGATATTCTCATCTTCCAAGGGAGGAATTCTCCCagcagagggaacaggaggaacTACTGAGACCATGCTCAGAGTTCTCAGACACTTGCTCTACATCAAACTTCTGTCACCTGAAGAACATGTTTGTGACTCAACCCCCTCCAtctatctgtacacacacacacacacacacacacacacacacacacacacagtgttttaccatatgttttaatataatataactCTTTCCTCAATCCATCCACAGGAAATAGTGTATGCAATGGGAATTTCTCCACTGCCCAAGGAATCATAAAGAGCTGCCTGAAGGTTACCCCTGCTTACCCTTGGTGTCTGGAACACAGTATCTTCACCCCAGTTTTCTCCTAACACAGAGCACTTGGGTCTGCGGGGCAGGGGCTGGTTTCTCCATACTGCCTGGGATAACTTTTCTTCACTTAAGACCTCTGGAGGGAACTCCTTTGTCTCCTGCAAAGCCATTAAGTCTAAAAGGACATGAACAAAGCAAACAGCTCTTACTATGTGCTGCATGGTGGGGGGAGGGTACATAtgtgatacacagatatacatgcaggcaaaatacccagacacacaaaatcattttttaaaataaaaaaatacaggaaacggagctagagagacagctcagctgttaagtgcacttgctactcttccagaggaccggggttcaattcccaacacctgaatggtggctcacaactgtaactccagttccaggagagctactGTCCTCTTTGCAGGCACCAGTCATGCATGTGTACAGTACGCAGACATATGCACAGGCAAAACAGCCACATACacaaagttattaaaaaaaaaagacagagtgacagaggaagaccTGTGGCCTCTGGcctacatataaacacacatacacacaggtgtgttcacctaaacaaacatatatgtacacacataaacacatacatacatatattttaaaaagatgagtcCATAAGACTGAAAGGCAAAGGAGGGATGTAGAGAAAAGTAACTTGTCTGTAAGGGGATGTGGCTATGctggagagcagagagggagcATTAAGACGGCAAAGCCCAAGCTGACaaggtgatgtgggaaggtcatttgtcaatatgttgtttcattggttaatcaataaagaaaaccgcttggcctgataggtcagaagataggtaggtggggaagacagaacagaatactgggaggaagaaggcagtgaggtaagacgcctcagacagacgcaatgaagctctggcccaagatggacacaggtcagacatgctcaatctttccaggtaagacaccacctcgtggtgctacacagattattaaatatgggttaagcaagatatgagagttagccaagaagaggctagatataatggaccaggcagtgtttatatgaatacagtttatgtgttgttatttcgggtgtaaagctggCTGTGCGGGGAGCCAGGTGGGTACTACAATGAGGCCGCAGTGTCTGCTGGTGAGATTGTGAGTCTGCAGCCCCACTGCCCCACGTCCTCATACTCACCTGGGCAATGGCCTCTTGTCGTCTTTCTTTTCATCATCCAGGGATCTTTCCCTTGCTCCAACAAGGTGATCATATCTGGCTTCGAAGCACAAAGCCCTAGGTCcatagaaaaacagaagaaagaaaaacatgatgtGGTCATGCTGGGGTCTGTCTCGACTTGGAAtgacaggacagaagagggtgctacAGGGACcaggggaggcaggggcaggagtgggGACCCCTTACCCACTGACACCAGGTTCCTGTAGTTGTCCAGCATCACCTTCCAATATAGACTCCTCTGCTCGGAGCTGAGCCATTCCCACTCCTCCTGGGAGAAAACAACAGCCACGTCCCCAAATGTGACCAAGCCCTGAAATGACAAAAATGCATTGTTTCTGAGCCAGCTCCGATGAACACTGGTGAGCAGAGGGCTTTCAGATGAACAACGACCTCCCACCCTGTGCTCAAGCCCTCACCCCAGGCCTTCAGGATGGAGACACACTTGCAGGCCATCTCAatcagggtttccattgctgtggcgaaacaccatgaccaaaagcaagtcatggaggaaagggtttatttggcttgcacttccacagagttgttcatcactgaaggaagtcgggacaggaaaTCAAACTGGGCAGGAACGGGGCAGGcgctgacgcagaggccatggtggAGTGCCACTTACTGGCTTATTCCTCACagcttgctcagtttgttttcttatagaaccaggaccaccagccaggaGTGGCCACACCCATAATGAACTGCGCCCTCCCTAGTATCATTAAGAAAGTGTCCTGTAGGCCTGTCTACGGCTCTATCTTATCACAACATttattgaggttccctcttctcaagttgacatgaaaccaGCCAGCAAAGGCATGCACTCACAGAAAATGTCAGAATTTTCTGACACTATATACTGAAAGCCAAGCTGTCCTGAGGACTGCAGGTTCTTCGAGCCTTTCTCAAACCTGTGATACACGTGTGGCTTGGAACAGCACAAAGACCAGGAAAGAAACCAGGAGAAGACCCTCAAAAGATCCAAACAGCCGATCTCCCAGCTGGGGCCTAAGGCCTGCTATTGCCTATCATTTTCACTGGATGTTCAGAAACACTAAAACATGATCTACCTCtttccaaagaaaaaaagaaatgagtgtgTAATTACATCAGTtgggaagcagaaactgaaggaCTCcaagcaagtttgaggctagcatggaatacacacacacatacacacacacagagatagacagagacagagacagagatgtagCCTATTGGCCATGGTAGCACACGCTCATATTCTAGCattaggagatggaggcaggaatatcaggaattcaaggcctaaatatcaagttcaaggccagcctggactatgtgggaccatgtctcaaaatataaaatttggaatgggatgggagaggaggaagagggaagaaaggagaggagtcaCAATATAATGACATGGTAGCCACTGAGGAAATATTGTGCCCCAAAACACAAGTTGTAGAATAAGAACAACAAGGTAGTATCTTAGTTTCAGTTAGTGTTGTTGTGATGAAACCCCACGACCACAGCACCTTgaggagaaacaggttaatttgacTTATGTATCGACATTGTAGTCCATCAGTGAAAGGAGTCACGATAGGGACTCAAACACGGccggatcctggaggcaggagctgctgaggAAGCCATTGacggatgctgcttactggcgaGTTCGGCCCAacttcttaaagaacccaggaacagaagcccagggatggcaccacccacaatgggcttggccctcacccatccatccctgattaagaaaatgtcttacagaggcattttcttcactgaggctccctcctctcacatGACTTTAGCCTATGTCAGGTTGACAGGAAACTATCCAGCACAGATGGTGTGACGCACACACCACAGAGTTACCTTGTTTTTACTAGGCCCACATGTACAGGGAGAAATGTACCATAAACGTAGGAAAGGAGAGACCCTAAAACAGTGACGGAGATTCCTCTAAGACGAGGATCCTAGCTGGAAGTAATGGTTGGGATTTTAGATTTGGACTTTTTAGATTGTGGACtaaaagatgtctcagtgggcgAGGGttcttgctgccaggcctgacaatttgagtttgatctctggaatccgcatggtggaaggggagaacctgcgagttgtcctctgactgccacactgCACTGtgataccacaccacacacatacacaacatatacacacacacacacatacacaacatacacacacatacacacacatacacaacatacacacacacatacacacacctctggAGATCCTCCCTCAAAACAagagggggggtggggggatgaatAAAGCAATCTTCTCAGCCTCCAATTTGAGTATCTCTCACTGTACCAAACCTAAGTCCTCATTCAACCAATCACAAACGGGAACAACACCTGAGCTCTTCCGCTGGGAGGCCTGTGTGCTAGAAAGCTAGTTCCCACAGGCCAGAGTCTGTGAATAGATCATCATAACTTTAGCCTGCTGCCCAACTCTGAAGGCATTTTAACACCATCATGGAAGGACAAGACAAAATGGTTGAtaagtggttgtgtgtgtgtgtgcgcgcgcgcgtgtgtgtaggCCAGGGGGCAATGCTGTGTATCTCTTCCTCAATCAagttctacaaaaaaaaaaaaaaaaaaaaaaactgggtaaATGGGTGTTGGagtgaactcaggccctcatgcttgcccAGCAAACCCATCTCCGCAGCCCCAGTGTCATTAACCCCTGCCAGGGAACTCCCCTGAGCTGGAGGCTGAAGGACCACGTGCAGTACACGTCACCTGACAACACCGGGAGAGCTGAGGACGCTCTGGGAGCTAGAGCAAAACATGAGCAAGCATGGCTGCCTGAGCCAGTCAGCCTAAAACAAACGGCGCTCTACTTCCCACCTACATCCTGCCACAGAGAGCAGAACTGACAGCTTTTCGACAGGCATTTTCATCTCGCTAGAAAGATCAACACTAGTCTCCTGAGTTGACCAGAAGCTAAATACCTCTAATTGTCCAAACTCAGCAGGATTCGGCAGTAGAAAGCTTCGAGTAGACTAATATCCAAATATTTCAATACAAACACAGTATTTCAAATAGTGTTCAAAGACAGAATTAGTAGACAGCAGCTAATACAAAGACACAGGTCTAAGTCCTGATAATAAGTGAATGTCCAGTGCTCAGTCCTACACCCCAAAGGCTAGGGAAGAAGGGGTGGGAAGAATGTAACAGCCGGAAGACGGGGAGGAGTGCTAATGACATGAAACGCTGTAcaatgtgaatatgtattactctcattggctaATGATAAAGAGCTGACTTGtcgatagctaggcaggatttctcagggcactgaaatgttgggaagaagaagaGTCTCAGGAGCTGTGAGGAGATGTAGAAACAAGCAAGATAAATGTGCCATGCTAAAAGAGGTACTGCCATGAGGcggagcatagataagaaatatgtgttgatttaaaatgtaaaagttagctagtaacaagcctgagctatcaggcGAGCACTCATAATTAAGAGTaagtctgtgtggttatttgggaactggagggTGGGACAGAAGAGTCCACCTACAATGCTACTTCCTGGATATGACAAGGCTGCTCCACTCAGGAACTGCTcagctgtggtcacctgcacaagatcaaaccaaCAAGGACAGGCAGCACCCCAGCAGCCGGCACCAATTCAATGCACAActcacagaaaaaggaaatgatgtaAAGAGGGGGATTACGGATGAGGGGGCGGGAGGAAGGATTCATGGTGCCTACGGTCAAGATACACTGttaacacacacaaaactgaCAAAGAGTAAGTAAAAGGTACCCTCTGCTAAAAGGGGAAAGGCGGCAAAGCAGATGCGGTTCTCAGACCTTGCTGACTGCTGCTCCAGGAACATTTACATTCTCACACAACCTCCCACAGGCTTTTACAGGGTCGAGTCCCAGAGCTCCAACTTCAAGATTCTGGATACTCAGTCTTGTACTCATTTTCCCCCAAAGTTTCAAATACTTTTCATATATGCTTTACTAAACAAACCAAGTCATCTTTCTCTAAAttttttaatctgtatgtttttaGAAATTTTTGAATTCAAGGAAATGATGCCTATTTTTCGGAATATGAACCCACACTGTGTATACAGCAGTGCAGCTTGCGTTGGTGGCACCACAACAGAATGCTTTTATAGGTTTTTTGGtttcagtttggttttggtttttccagatagggtttctctgtgtagccctggctgaaacccacctgcctctgccttcagagtgttgggactaaaagAAGTGCACCACATCgattttagtttttaaacagaaataaaaaagaggggaAGTCTTCAGATTACAAAACTCCTTCccgaaaacaatttttaaaaaaatcactttttctaAGTGTCCCATGTTGTGTCTAGCCATGACTGATTCCGACTACACTCAGGTCTACTTCCCCCAGCATCTGTTACTACCTTGTCACCATCAAGAAGACTGGAATTTGGTGActcccaaaggaaagaaaagcagtaaGATGTTTTCTTAAAACTGGAAATAACTAGTTTtgactttccttttcctttttgaaacaaAATCTTGCCCTAGTGACTTGGCTTATctcaaactcctgggctcaaaaTGCTACTGGGACTACATACAGCATCATACTGAGTACCTGAAATAACAGAGCAGCCACACCCCGGCTCCCTCCATCCCCCCTTtctattctttctcttcccccccgctacctctccctctctctctccctctctcccatgtGTGTAAGGGTATGATCATGAACAAGAAAGcaaatttccaggaagaaagagaatgaaagtGAAGGGCAGATGTCAGAGATAAGGAGGAGCCACTTCTCAGACTTCTTCTTAATCACTTTAGGGATGGGGTCCGTCTTCAAGGACACCTTGGAAAGTTTTGAGAAGACAGCTGACGTGGCAAGGGCTGACCTGCAGAGAACTCTTCAGAAGAGAAAGGAGTAGAAGCAGAGGTCATAgaagcacagaggcaggaggcctAGAGTGAGATAAGGATGAAGGGCTGGTGTTGTGGtgacacttttaatcccaggattcaggaggcagtgacaagcagatctccatgagttcaaggttgtACACAGCAAGCTACTGGTTAGccaaggatacatagtgagaccctgtctcaaaatcaaaggaaaagagaaaggggtcCCAGACCCAACGTAGGAAAACTGGACTCTTGCATGCTTCCTTGACTTTCTGTCAACAGGTTGTGAGTTCCTAGAGATCAAGAAAAGCTTTTTTATCCCTAAAAAAgtgattatatttatttgtatgtgggtgtacacaagcatgcatgtgaaTGCCATAAGACAGCTTtcaggaatcagttttctccttcctccctgagatcaaactcaggttgtccagAGTGGCAGCAAGTAGCTTTACTCACTAAGCCATTTCACCAGCTCAGTAaaaaactcgtgtgtgtgtgtgtgtgtgtgcgcgcgcgcgcgtgtgtgtgtgtgtgtgtgtgtgagagagagagagagagagagagagagcgcgcgcacAGCATGCTCAGCAGCTCCTTTTACTGctctgagacagtttctcactaaATTAGAAGAAGTTCACCTTTTTGGCTAGGCTGATGGGCCAGAGAGCTCTAGAATGTATGTTCCTCTGCCTGGAAACGCTGAGGTCTACAGGAACACACTTGCCTTCTTACATAGGTACTAGggattcagactcaggtcctcatacttacaGAGCAAGTGTTCTTCCCACTGAGCCCTTGTCTCAAACCCTAAAGGGAACTTAGCCATAATATATTTCTCCTATGTTGAAGACATCAAAGAAAACAGGTAGAAAGATTGCTGCATTCCTGAACATAAGAACCCTTCTGAGGcagggcttggtggtgcacacctttaatccctctactcaggaggcagaggcaggaggatctctgtgagttcacagccaggctggtctacagagacacTCAGGGCTGTGTAGATAATCCTTGTCCAAAAAAGTCCTTCTGAGACAAGTGGAACAAAGAAAAGGGATACGTCATTTTTTTCAACCAAAAAAGAACTGTTGAGATgaaaagggaggcagaggaagagcccTGATCAGTCTGAAGCTATCCCTGTAGCTCTGATCAGTCTGAAGCTATCCCTGTAGCCCATCGCTCACCAGAATATGAGGAAACAGCACCCAGAACAGGTCTCTTAAACTGAAAacttttcagagaaaataaacatcatTAAGTGGTGAAAAAGCAAGACTatttcaggaagcagggagaaaacGTGACTCACCTGAGACTGGGCTTTAAGTTTAGTCCCCGTAGGGGTAGCTTCCTGTTTGCGGTTACTCTCCTGGAGGAAGTTGGTATCTCTGGAAAGCAGAGCTGGGGAAAGGAAGGGCTAGATACCAAGTCTACACAAGACTACACCGTACACAAGCAGGGTAGAACCATTTTGAAAAGAAGAGATGAGATCCCGCTATTTCCCTGTGCTGGAGTAGGCAAAAGATGGAATGGGGAGTGGGGCTGTCTCTTTTTTGaaagtttgtgtttgtgttgcttGCGTGTATAtaagtgcaccatgtgtgtgccttgtaCCCATGAAGTTCAGAAGAAGGAATTATAACCCCTGccactggagttagggatggttgtgagccatctctccagccacccaggGAGTTTCCTCTCTTGAAACATGGGCATGGAGACAAGTCTAAACTAAGGTGACCTGACGTCGTCAACGTCCCCGCTACACTTCTACTTGACTGCTCTGGCTCAAAGTTGCGCTTTCAAGGGTTGATTCCCGTTTAACTTCGCACTCAGTCCAGAGACACCATCTCCAGCACCAAGGACTCAAACCTCTGGACCTTACCCTCCCTTCACACCCAGAATAGACTCATCTCTGTCCACTCAGGCTGGACACAAGTCACTCACCTCTGTGCGTAGGCCCCGAGGTCACTGCTCCGTGCCCGCCCTGGGAGGCCAGGCCATTCCTGGAGCGCGGCCTGCCCCGGGCGGGGCGCCCACGAGCGATTGAACTCCCCGCCACAGGACCTCCACCAGCCCTGGGCTTTGTGAAGAGGGCGCCGCGCCCCAGAGGGGGCCGGGGCTCGCATGGCCCCGCACTCGCCTCCCCACGCATGTCACACGAGGGTCGCCCGCTCTCCTGGCCAGGCCGCAGACGCCCTCTAAGGCCGCGCCTCACGGACACACCCCCGGCCACACCCGCACCCTCCAGTCCACGCCTGCCACGCCCCGACCAGCCACGCCCTCTCCCTGCCTAACCCGGCCCCAAAGGTTCCGACCCTCAGGCAGTTCAGCCCGAACGAGCCGGAAGTGGACTTTGCTTGCGCACCAGGCCCGCTGGGAAGTGTAGTCTGCAGccggaaaaaaaaatcagtggcgcCGAGCGGGACTcagcctgccaggctccagccCTGTGAGGGGAGACCACTACTGTGAACTACGGTACCCTGCCGGAAACGCGGGTCGCACGAGATACCAAATAGCTCCCCAG is from Microtus pennsylvanicus isolate mMicPen1 chromosome 1, mMicPen1.hap1, whole genome shotgun sequence and encodes:
- the Zfp28 gene encoding zinc finger protein 28 homolog isoform X3, which gives rise to MRGEASAGPCEPRPPLGRGALFTKPRAGGGPVAGSSIARGRPARGRPRSRNGLASQGGHGAVTSGPTHRALLSRDTNFLQESNRKQEATPTGTKLKAQSQGLVTFGDVAVVFSQEEWEWLSSEQRSLYWKVMLDNYRNLVSVGLCASKPDMITLLEQGKDPWMMKRKTTRGHCPDLMALQETKEFPPEVLSEEKLSQAVWRNQPLPRRPKCSVLGENWGEDTVFQTPRGLKTITDMARDGSPQLASAPKSFCRNMTWENCDDLGSLGQQFVCEAQDLFPKQHPSDAEGLTDRPSSTKLQCSTFREDWDSECVFERNGQDISFEQETVTRNEAFSEGRDHAYIKSGRWFHLNISEEKSHNCDSGKSFPQNSVVVKEPGIYAGRKLFKCNECKKTFTQSSSLTVHQRIHTGEKPYKCEECGKAFSDGSSFTRHQRCHTGKKPYECVECGKAFIQNTSLVRHWRYYHTGEKPFDCIDCGKAFSDHIGLNQHRRIHTGEKPYECDVCHKSFRYGSSLTVHQRIHTGEKPYECDICRKAFSHHASLTQHQRVHSGEKPFKCKECGKAFRQNIHLASHLRIHTGEKPFECGQCGKSFSISSQLATHQRIHTGEKPYECEVCSKAFTQKAHLAQHQKTHTGEKPYECKECGKAFSQTTHLIQHQRVHTGEKPYKCLECGKAFGDNSSCTQHQRLHTGQRPYECVECGKAFKTKSSLICHRRCHTGEKPYECSACGKAFSHRQSLSVHQRIHSGKKPYECKECRKTFIQIGHLNQHKRVHTGERTYNRKKGRKAFRQTAHFAHHQRIHSGESPAHPSLPSTSSPVNVFPKLVWNPSSLSPS
- the Zfp28 gene encoding zinc finger protein 28 homolog isoform X1, yielding MRGEASAGPCEPRPPLGRGALFTKPRAGGGPVAGSSIARGRPARGRPRSRNGLASQGGHGAVTSGPTHRALLSRDTNFLQESNRKQEATPTGTKLKAQSQGLVTFGDVAVVFSQEEWEWLSSEQRSLYWKVMLDNYRNLVSVGLCASKPDMITLLEQGKDPWMMKRKTTRGHCPDLMALQETKEFPPEVLSEEKLSQAVWRNQPLPRRPKCSVLGENWGEDTVFQTPRGLKTITDMARDGSPQLASAPKSFCRNMTWENCDDLGSLGCDLTARFWLAAHIFLLWWLHGISLTLPNSTSISAWNSRPAVLCPAGQQFVCEAQDLFPKQHPSDAEGLTDRPSSTKLQCSTFREDWDSECVFERNGQDISFEQETVTRNEAFSEGRDHAYIKSGRWFHLNISEEKSHNCDSGKSFPQNSVVVKEPGIYAGRKLFKCNECKKTFTQSSSLTVHQRIHTGEKPYKCEECGKAFSDGSSFTRHQRCHTGKKPYECVECGKAFIQNTSLVRHWRYYHTGEKPFDCIDCGKAFSDHIGLNQHRRIHTGEKPYECDVCHKSFRYGSSLTVHQRIHTGEKPYECDICRKAFSHHASLTQHQRVHSGEKPFKCKECGKAFRQNIHLASHLRIHTGEKPFECGQCGKSFSISSQLATHQRIHTGEKPYECEVCSKAFTQKAHLAQHQKTHTGEKPYECKECGKAFSQTTHLIQHQRVHTGEKPYKCLECGKAFGDNSSCTQHQRLHTGQRPYECVECGKAFKTKSSLICHRRCHTGEKPYECSACGKAFSHRQSLSVHQRIHSGKKPYECKECRKTFIQIGHLNQHKRVHTGERTYNRKKGRKAFRQTAHFAHHQRIHSGESPAHPSLPSTSSPVNVFPKLVWNPSSLSPS
- the Zfp28 gene encoding zinc finger protein 28 homolog isoform X2 gives rise to the protein MRGEASAGPCEPRPPLGRGALFTKPRAGGGPVAGSSIARGRPARGRPRSRNGLASQGGHGAVTSGPTHRALLSRDTNFLQESNRKQEATPTGTKLKAQSQGLVTFGDVAVVFSQEEWEWLSSEQRSLYWKVMLDNYRNLVSVGLCASKPDMITLLEQGKDPWMMKRKTTRGHCPDLMALQETKEFPPEVLSEEKLSQAVWRNQPLPRRPKCSVLGENWGEDTVFQTPRGLKTITDMARDGSPQLASAPKSFCRNMTWENCDDLGSLGCDLTARFWLAAHIFLLWWLHGISLTLPNSTSISAWNSRPAVLCPAGQQFVCEAQDLFPKQHPSDAEGLTDRPSSTKLQCSTFREDWDSECVFERNGQDISFEQETVTRNEAFSEGRDHAYIKSGRWFHLNISEEKSHNCDSGKSFPQNSVVVKEPGIYAGRKLFKCNECKKTFTQSSSLTVHQRIHTGEKPYKCEECGKAFSDGSSFTRHQRCHTGKKPYECVECGKAFIQNTSLVRHWRYYHTGEKPFDCIDCGKAFSDHIGLNQHRRIHTGEKPYECDVCHKSFRYGSSLTVHQRIHTGEKPYECDICRKAFSHHASLTQHQRVHSGEKPFKCKECGKAFRQNIHLASHLRIHTGEKPFECGQCGKSFSISSQLATHQRIHTGEKPYECEVCSKAFTQKAHLAQHQKTHTGEKPYECKECGKAFSQTTHLIQHQRVHTGEKPYKCLECGKAFGDNSSCTQHQRLHTGQRPYECVECGKAFKTKSSLICHRRCHTGEKPYECSACGKAFSHRQSLSVHQRIHSGKKPYECKECRKTFIQIGHLNQHKRVHTGERTYNRKKGRKAFRQTAHFAHHQRIHSGESPAHPSLPSTSSPVPAACAGPQCVLE